One segment of Pan paniscus chromosome 20, NHGRI_mPanPan1-v2.0_pri, whole genome shotgun sequence DNA contains the following:
- the ZNF414 gene encoding zinc finger protein 414, whose translation MEEKPSGPIPDMLATAEPSSSETDKEVLSPAVPAAAPSSSMSEEPGPEQAATPPVWERGGAGGMQQGSSPAPDSCQPGPGPSPGLTSIVSGTSEDLRPPRRRPPPGKQIPCSSPGCCLSFPSVRDLAQHLRTHCPPTQSLEGKLFRCSALSCTETFPSMQELVAHSKLHYKPNRYFKCENCLLRFRTHRSLFKHLHVCAEHAQSPAPPPPPALDREPPAPERPPEVDPASAPGLPFPLLEPFTTPAPAPTGPFLPYLNPAPFGLSPPRLRPFLAAAPGPPASSAAVWKKSQGAGSSPRRPQGGSDAPSGHAAPSRIVWEHTRGRYSCMQCAFSTASRPAMTLHLEDHRPGAPAAPAPGPPRPDAPADPAPLAPKVSPLLSEGELPVFSQL comes from the exons ATG GAGGAGAAACCCTCAGGGCCCATCCCGGACATGCTGGCCACTGCAGAGCCCAGCTCCAGTGAGACCGACAAGGAGGTGTTGTCCCCGGCTGTGCCAGCTgcagccccctcctcctccatGTCGGAGGAGCCAGGCCCTGAGCAGGCAGCCACACCGCCAGTGTGGGAACGTGGAGGGGCTGGAGGGATGCAGCAgggctcctccccagccccagacAGCTGCCAGCCTGGCCCCGGACCCAGCCCTGGCCTGACCAGCATAGTTTCCGGGACCAGCGAGGACCTGCGGCCTCCCAGACGACGCCCACCTCCAG GGAAGCAAATCCCTTGCTCCAGCCCTGGCtgctgcctcagttttcccagcgTCCGTGACCTGGCACAGCATCTGCGAACCCACTGCCCACCCACACAGTCCCTGGAAG GCAAGCTCTTCCGCTGCTCAGCCCTGAGCTGCACCGAGACCTTCCCCAGCATGCAGGAGCTGGTGGCTCACAGCAAACTGCACTACAAACCCAATCGCTACTTCAA GTGTGAGAACTGCCTCCTGCGCTTCCGCACGCACCGCTCGCTCTTCAAGCACCTGCATGTTTGCGCGGAGCATGCGCAGAGCCCAGCCCCGCCGCCACCCCCGGCCCTGGACCGAGAGCCGCCCGCGCCGGAGCGCCCCCCGGAGGTTGACCCCGCATCAGCGCCGGGCCTGCCGTTCCCGCTGCTGGAACCCTTCacgacccccgcccctgcccccaccGGACCGTTCCTGCCCTACTTGAACCCTGCGCCCTTTGGCCTAAGCCCCCCGCGCCTGCGCCCCTTCCTGGCCGCTGCACCCGGGCCGCCGGCTTCCAGCGCCGCCGTCTGGAAAAAGAGCCAAG GTGCTGGCAGCAGCCCCCGAAGACCCCAGGGCGGCTCCGACGCGCCCTCAG GGCACGCGGCCCCGAGCCGCATCGTGTGGGAGCACACACGCGGCCGCTACTCGTGCATGCAGTGCGCCTTCTCCACGGCCTCGCGGCCCGCCATGACCCTGCACCTGGAGGACCACCGCCCCGGCGCCCCCGCGGCCCCCGCGCCCGGGCCGCCGCGCCCCGACGCCCCCGCGG ATCCGGCCCCGCTTGCACCCAAGGTGTCGCCACTGCTGTCAGAGGGGGAGCTTCCAGTGTTCTCGCAGCTCTGA